A window from Hymenobacter volaticus encodes these proteins:
- a CDS encoding alpha/beta fold hydrolase, with translation MVRSNPYATPTMHLHHTRHGSGKPLLLVHGIGGSGRSWSTILDELATHREVIALDLPGHGQTPRSPVPIPSTLWSMPLPIGCVLTT, from the coding sequence ATGGTACGGTCCAACCCTTACGCTACGCCTACTATGCACCTGCACCACACCCGACACGGCTCCGGCAAACCACTCTTACTTGTTCATGGCATCGGCGGAAGTGGCCGCTCCTGGAGTACCATCCTCGACGAGCTGGCAACTCACCGCGAAGTAATAGCCCTCGATTTGCCCGGCCACGGCCAAACGCCCCGCTCCCCGGTTCCAATTCCTTCTACGCTCTGGTCGATGCCGTTGCCGATTGGCTGCGTGCTCACAACCTAG
- a CDS encoding alpha/beta fold hydrolase: MRAHNLVGIDCVGSSMGARLVLELARRGVVGAVISLDPGGFWQGWQIPVFYYSVAGSVRLLRAVEPVLPALIASTVGRTLLLAQFSARPWRVPASVALTELRSFVHTPIFDELLRDLAYGKKQEGAPHGSIRHPLVIGWGRQDRVCFPSEARRAVAAFPDAALYWFDHCGHFPHWDQPAETVQLILSVTGQQTPAPAASVPAHQVVE, from the coding sequence CTGCGTGCTCACAACCTAGTAGGCATCGACTGCGTGGGCTCCTCAATGGGGGCCCGGCTGGTGCTGGAACTAGCCCGGCGCGGCGTGGTGGGGGCCGTAATATCGCTCGACCCTGGCGGATTTTGGCAGGGCTGGCAGATACCGGTTTTCTACTACTCGGTGGCTGGTTCGGTGCGCTTGCTGCGGGCAGTGGAACCCGTGCTGCCAGCTCTCATAGCTAGTACCGTCGGGCGGACGTTGTTGCTGGCGCAGTTTTCGGCGCGGCCGTGGCGCGTGCCTGCCTCGGTGGCGCTGACGGAGCTACGCAGCTTTGTGCACACGCCTATCTTCGATGAGTTGCTACGGGACCTAGCCTACGGCAAAAAGCAGGAAGGTGCCCCGCACGGCAGCATCCGGCATCCCTTGGTGATTGGGTGGGGCCGACAAGACCGGGTGTGTTTCCCGAGCGAAGCACGCCGCGCCGTAGCTGCCTTCCCCGATGCTGCCCTCTACTGGTTCGACCACTGCGGCCACTTTCCGCATTGGGACCAGCCCGCCGAAACCGTGCAGCTGATTCTGTCGGTAACCGGCCAGCAAACCCCTGCTCCGGCAGCTAGCGTGCCTGCCCACCAAGTAGTCGAGTAA
- a CDS encoding STAS-like domain-containing protein has product MNNDNTQVIRVRDYTRTPGPRYEDEGDYSGQWFRSTVLEPAFERATSTGQVLTVNLDGTHGFATSFLEEVFGD; this is encoded by the coding sequence ATGAACAATGATAATACACAAGTGATAAGAGTACGGGATTACACTCGTACCCCTGGGCCACGTTACGAAGATGAGGGAGACTACTCAGGGCAATGGTTCAGGTCCACAGTCTTAGAGCCTGCATTTGAAAGAGCTACCTCTACTGGACAAGTTTTAACTGTTAATTTGGATGGAACTCACGGGTTTGCAACATCTTTTTTAGAAGAAGTTTTCGGGGATTAG
- the mfd gene encoding transcription-repair coupling factor, whose amino-acid sequence MKVSDFLQLYSLDPTVMTVGARLNPATRNSLRGAAPAENVAHPRLHLRGLVGSQDAVLAAAMHTAFPDQHHLFILHDREEAAYFLADLQHLLPNEEPLLFPSSYKRPYAFDETENANVLMRAEVLNKLNSHRGPKTAAEQATEDAEDAADTAAAETDAKPKGKKGARASVKDTAGAIIITYPEALFEKVINKKSLVANTFIVKNGDKLDVNFISEMLAEYDFERTDFVYEAGQFAVRGGIVDIFSYANELPYRIELFGDEVETIRTFDPESQLSVEKREQVSIIPNVQTKLLQETREAFLDFIPKNTTVWAKDMRQTLDVVEESFDKAEAGFQELLLTAGGTQIVSKPEDLFETGKSFKKLLEGFAVVEFGKRFHYKAGAEEFQFTAKPQPSFNKDFNRLVKNLHENQEKGYTNIIAAESVRQADRLRTIFDELDNNVQFQHLLLGLREGYVDETLKLVVYTDHQLFERFYRAQEGRKFSKKKALTLKELRTLSPGDYVVHQDYGIARFAGLTQVEINDRVQEAIRLVYRDDDVLTVSIHALHKIAKYSGAEGTPPNMSKLGSPEWENKKKSVKKKVKDIAAELIRLYAKRKTAPGHAFAMDSFMQAELESSFIYEDTPDQAKATEDVKRDMEVPHPMDRLVCGDVGFGKTEVAIRAAFKSVADGKQVAVLVPTTILAMQHYKTFRERLAALPVTVEYVNRFKSTKQIKETLGRVAEGKTDILIGTHRLTNKDIKFKDLGLLIIDEEQKFGVKTKDKLKELKVNVDTLTLSATPIPRTLHFSLMGARDLSVIATPPPNRQPVQTELHVFDELLVRDAVAREIKRGGQVFFVHNRVKDIDELANMVLRLVPDARVTTIHGQMEGDLLEKRMMKFVDGDYDVLVSTNLIESGLDIPNANTIIINRAHMHGLSDLHQMRGRVGRSNKKAYCYLLTPPVAGLPSDARKRLSTLEEFSDLGDGFKVAMRDLDIRGAGNLLGGEQSGFINDLGFETYHQILDEAVTELKETEFRDLFLGDPTERLQAAVKASGPKECNIETDLQILIPDSYVSNVSERLQLYSKLDRVKGPEELRKLVAGIVDRFGPLPAEVEQLADIVRLRWQACQVGFEKLTLKKNLLKGYISATNNEPYFQSDTFGNILSYVQTHTRTASMKERKEQLIVSIEEVKSVQVAKRILSELGSEEKVGV is encoded by the coding sequence TTGAAGGTTTCTGATTTTCTCCAGCTATACTCTCTCGACCCTACCGTCATGACCGTGGGGGCCCGCCTGAACCCGGCCACACGCAACTCGCTCCGCGGGGCTGCGCCAGCCGAGAACGTGGCGCACCCACGGCTGCACTTGCGCGGCCTTGTTGGGAGCCAGGATGCGGTGCTGGCTGCGGCTATGCACACAGCATTTCCTGATCAGCACCACCTGTTCATCTTGCATGACCGGGAGGAAGCCGCGTATTTCTTGGCCGACTTGCAGCACTTGTTGCCCAACGAGGAACCGCTGTTGTTTCCGAGCTCCTACAAGCGGCCCTACGCTTTCGACGAGACCGAAAACGCCAACGTGCTGATGCGGGCCGAGGTGTTGAACAAGCTGAACTCGCACCGCGGACCTAAAACCGCCGCCGAGCAAGCCACTGAAGACGCGGAAGATGCTGCCGACACGGCCGCTGCGGAAACCGATGCCAAGCCCAAGGGCAAGAAGGGGGCGCGGGCCAGCGTGAAAGACACAGCTGGTGCTATCATCATCACGTATCCGGAGGCGCTGTTCGAGAAGGTAATCAACAAGAAAAGCTTGGTGGCCAACACGTTTATTGTGAAGAACGGCGACAAGCTGGACGTGAACTTCATCAGTGAGATGCTGGCGGAGTACGACTTCGAGCGGACCGATTTTGTGTACGAGGCGGGGCAATTTGCGGTGCGCGGCGGTATCGTGGACATCTTCTCGTATGCCAATGAGCTGCCGTACCGGATAGAGCTGTTCGGCGACGAAGTGGAAACCATCCGGACGTTTGACCCGGAAAGCCAGCTGTCGGTGGAGAAGCGGGAGCAGGTGAGCATTATCCCGAACGTGCAAACCAAGTTGCTGCAAGAAACCCGGGAGGCGTTCCTGGACTTTATTCCGAAGAACACTACGGTGTGGGCCAAGGACATGCGCCAGACCCTGGACGTGGTAGAAGAATCGTTCGACAAAGCGGAGGCGGGTTTCCAAGAACTGCTACTGACGGCGGGCGGCACCCAAATCGTGAGCAAGCCCGAGGATTTGTTTGAGACGGGGAAGTCGTTTAAGAAGCTGCTGGAAGGCTTTGCGGTGGTAGAGTTCGGCAAACGGTTCCACTACAAGGCGGGGGCCGAGGAGTTTCAGTTTACGGCCAAGCCGCAGCCGAGCTTCAACAAGGACTTCAACCGGCTGGTGAAAAACCTGCACGAAAACCAGGAGAAAGGCTACACCAATATCATTGCGGCCGAATCGGTGCGGCAGGCGGACCGGTTGCGAACCATCTTCGACGAGCTCGACAACAACGTGCAGTTTCAGCACTTGCTGCTGGGGCTGCGCGAAGGCTACGTAGACGAGACGCTGAAACTGGTAGTGTACACCGACCACCAACTGTTCGAGCGGTTCTACCGAGCGCAGGAAGGGCGCAAGTTCTCGAAGAAGAAAGCGCTTACCCTGAAGGAACTGCGCACGTTGAGCCCCGGCGACTATGTGGTGCACCAAGACTATGGCATTGCGCGCTTTGCGGGCCTGACGCAGGTGGAAATCAACGACCGGGTGCAGGAAGCCATCCGGTTGGTGTACCGCGACGACGACGTGCTGACGGTGAGCATCCACGCCCTGCACAAGATTGCCAAGTACTCAGGCGCCGAGGGCACGCCGCCGAACATGAGCAAGCTGGGCTCGCCGGAGTGGGAAAACAAGAAGAAGTCGGTTAAGAAGAAGGTGAAGGACATTGCGGCCGAGCTGATTCGGTTGTACGCCAAGCGCAAAACCGCGCCCGGCCACGCCTTCGCCATGGACTCGTTTATGCAGGCCGAGCTAGAATCGAGCTTCATCTACGAAGACACGCCCGACCAGGCCAAGGCCACCGAAGACGTGAAGCGCGACATGGAGGTGCCCCACCCCATGGACCGGCTGGTGTGCGGCGACGTGGGCTTCGGCAAGACGGAAGTAGCTATTCGGGCGGCGTTTAAGTCGGTGGCCGATGGCAAGCAGGTGGCCGTGCTGGTGCCTACCACCATTCTGGCCATGCAGCACTACAAAACGTTCCGGGAGCGGCTGGCAGCCCTGCCCGTGACGGTGGAGTACGTGAACCGCTTCAAGAGCACCAAGCAGATCAAGGAGACGCTGGGCCGGGTGGCCGAGGGCAAAACCGACATTCTGATTGGCACGCATCGCCTCACCAATAAAGACATCAAGTTCAAGGACCTGGGCTTGCTCATCATTGACGAAGAGCAGAAGTTCGGGGTGAAAACCAAGGACAAACTCAAGGAGCTGAAGGTGAACGTGGACACGCTCACGCTGTCGGCGACGCCGATACCGCGCACGCTGCACTTCTCGCTGATGGGCGCTCGCGACCTGAGCGTGATTGCCACGCCGCCACCGAACCGCCAGCCGGTGCAAACCGAACTGCACGTGTTTGATGAGCTGCTGGTGCGCGACGCGGTGGCCCGCGAAATCAAGCGTGGTGGGCAGGTGTTTTTCGTGCACAACCGCGTGAAGGACATCGATGAGCTGGCCAACATGGTGCTGCGCCTGGTGCCCGATGCCCGCGTGACCACCATTCACGGGCAGATGGAAGGCGACCTGCTGGAAAAGCGCATGATGAAGTTCGTGGACGGCGACTACGACGTGCTGGTGAGCACCAACCTGATTGAGTCGGGCCTGGACATTCCCAACGCCAACACCATCATCATCAACCGCGCCCACATGCACGGCCTCTCCGACCTGCACCAGATGCGTGGGCGCGTCGGCCGCTCCAACAAGAAAGCCTATTGCTACCTGCTCACGCCGCCGGTGGCCGGTTTGCCTTCCGATGCCCGCAAGCGCCTAAGCACGCTCGAAGAGTTTTCCGACCTCGGCGACGGGTTCAAGGTGGCTATGCGCGACCTGGACATCCGGGGGGCCGGCAACCTGCTGGGCGGCGAGCAGTCGGGCTTCATCAACGACTTGGGCTTTGAAACCTACCACCAGATTCTGGACGAGGCAGTGACGGAGCTCAAGGAAACCGAGTTCCGCGACCTGTTCCTCGGCGACCCGACCGAGCGCCTGCAAGCGGCCGTGAAAGCCAGCGGCCCCAAGGAGTGCAACATCGAGACGGACCTGCAAATCCTGATTCCCGACTCCTACGTGAGCAACGTGTCGGAGCGCTTGCAGCTGTATAGCAAGCTCGATAGGGTGAAGGGCCCCGAGGAACTGCGCAAGCTGGTGGCCGGCATCGTGGACCGGTTTGGGCCGCTGCCGGCGGAAGTAGAGCAACTGGCCGACATCGTGCGCCTGCGCTGGCAGGCCTGCCAGGTGGGCTTCGAGAAGCTGACGCTGAAGAAAAACCTGCTCAAAGGCTACATCTCGGCCACCAACAACGAGCCCTACTTCCAGAGCGACACCTTCGGCAACATCCTCAGCTACGTGCAAACCCACACCCGCACGGCCAGCATGAAGGAGCGCAAAGAACAGCTCATCGTCAGCATCGAGGAGGTGAAAAGCGTGCAAGTCGCCAAGCGCATCCTCAGCGAGCTAGGCAGTGAAGAGAAGGTGGGGGTATGA
- a CDS encoding metal-dependent hydrolase, whose translation MRGSSHLAIGLITGVAIGGLVTGVKFSPAGIALAGFSALAPDLDHPESRLSKRLGFAQNYVRWAFVLVAAGLALYTHFMEPPGPDRRMGFTAALAFGLLGAAMQGGSARKLALLFTGLCTVMAGLYTGYVWLSMLGLFVAVAPFTSHRSWTHTIWAAGLWTYIGHLANQSLGWHGVALFAGGGYVSHLLADTLTKAGVKWFMPLIDTSLKIPLIRTGSTSGNLLEVGICSGYGLLVLGLVIGKMSF comes from the coding sequence TTGCGCGGATCATCTCATCTAGCTATCGGTCTTATCACTGGGGTTGCCATTGGCGGTTTAGTAACAGGAGTTAAGTTTTCTCCGGCTGGTATAGCCTTAGCTGGCTTCTCTGCCCTTGCCCCCGACCTCGACCATCCGGAATCCCGCCTCAGCAAACGCCTTGGCTTCGCGCAAAACTATGTGCGCTGGGCGTTTGTGTTGGTAGCAGCTGGTCTCGCACTCTACACGCATTTCATGGAGCCCCCAGGCCCCGACAGGCGCATGGGCTTCACGGCGGCGCTGGCTTTTGGGCTACTTGGGGCAGCCATGCAAGGTGGCTCGGCCCGTAAGCTGGCTTTACTGTTTACCGGACTTTGCACCGTAATGGCCGGGCTCTACACGGGCTATGTCTGGCTAAGCATGCTTGGTTTGTTTGTAGCCGTGGCGCCGTTCACCTCGCACCGCTCCTGGACCCACACCATCTGGGCGGCTGGCCTCTGGACCTACATCGGCCACCTAGCCAATCAGAGCCTTGGCTGGCACGGCGTAGCTCTCTTTGCAGGTGGTGGTTACGTCTCTCACCTGCTTGCCGATACCCTCACCAAAGCGGGCGTCAAATGGTTTATGCCCCTCATCGATACTTCATTGAAAATTCCGCTCATTCGTACTGGCTCTACTAGCGGCAATTTGTTGGAAGTGGGTATCTGTAGCGGCTACGGCTTGCTGGTTTTAGGACTTGTAATAGGTAAAATGAGCTTTTAA
- a CDS encoding NYN domain-containing protein, with translation MNQINSPLIRIGVFYDGNYFLKISDYYYFQHDRKARISLEGLHEFIRHQVAEEEDVDLRLSRVIDAHFFRGRLSATEARDKDRLFHDRLLDDILMNMGIATHYMPLKTRDGRLQEKGIDVWLSLEALELTLHKSYDVVVLIAGDSDYAPLIKKLNTIGTRVMLLNWDFKYVDFKGEARVTRASQHLLEQATYPVQMHEIIDQGLADGDELIETMFVNTPEPVAFPAPAKPVRPTGPTAAGPVGTVGISTIKNLKNGFGFVVMPPNNLFFSYADMSEGDFNELREGDWVEFTVGRNHRDEDCARNVRKVDPPQMEEGDEYDEEHSQTESADSSDRL, from the coding sequence ATGAACCAGATAAATAGCCCTCTGATTAGGATCGGCGTCTTCTACGACGGCAATTATTTCCTAAAGATCAGTGATTACTACTACTTCCAGCATGACCGCAAGGCCCGCATTAGCTTGGAAGGACTACACGAGTTTATTCGTCATCAAGTTGCTGAAGAAGAAGACGTAGATCTTCGCTTAAGCCGAGTTATAGATGCTCATTTTTTCCGCGGCCGTCTCTCCGCCACGGAAGCCCGTGATAAAGACCGGTTGTTCCACGACCGATTGCTCGACGATATCCTCATGAACATGGGTATCGCTACGCACTACATGCCCCTCAAAACGCGTGACGGTCGCTTGCAAGAAAAAGGCATCGACGTATGGCTGTCGTTGGAGGCTCTCGAGCTGACCCTGCACAAGAGCTACGATGTAGTGGTGCTTATTGCCGGCGACTCCGACTACGCTCCCCTAATCAAGAAGCTCAACACCATCGGCACCCGGGTGATGCTGCTGAACTGGGATTTCAAATACGTTGACTTCAAAGGCGAAGCCCGCGTAACGCGTGCTTCCCAGCACTTGCTAGAGCAAGCTACGTATCCTGTGCAGATGCACGAAATCATCGACCAGGGCCTCGCCGACGGCGACGAGCTGATTGAAACCATGTTCGTGAATACGCCGGAGCCGGTTGCTTTCCCCGCGCCTGCCAAACCCGTGCGCCCCACTGGCCCCACAGCCGCAGGTCCGGTAGGCACTGTAGGCATCAGCACCATCAAGAATCTGAAGAACGGCTTCGGTTTCGTGGTAATGCCGCCAAACAACCTGTTCTTCAGCTACGCTGACATGTCGGAAGGCGACTTCAACGAGTTGCGCGAAGGGGATTGGGTTGAATTCACTGTTGGCCGCAACCACCGCGACGAAGACTGCGCCCGCAATGTGCGCAAAGTTGATCCGCCGCAAATGGAAGAAGGTGACGAGTACG